The Pieris napi chromosome 9, ilPieNapi1.2, whole genome shotgun sequence genomic sequence TGCTCTGTTGTcctattatctaatttaaataaatattatttggaatttcttCCAACGTCTTATAATCTAATGCTTGCTCAATAGAAGCAAGGGGTCTAGCCAAATTCTTGGCTGTCAtctctataaaatatgatagcgAAACAGCTATCTGTCTTTTTAAGAAAGCAGGTAGGTAATAATATCTACCCTAAGCCCTAAGTCGCTAAGCTAGACATCAAATCTAATCCACACTCCATTCAGGCCAAATTTGCGATTACACGATGAGTTTCTCACCACCATATCTTCTATAACATTCAATAAAGCTAATAAGGATGATAAGCTCAATTTTTGCCATATGGACATCGGTTGTATTACAAAGTTAGCTGCCTATGTGGTTGAGCACTTAACACTTGAGATCTTAGAAATTCACGCCGCTGCCAGGCTGAAAGCAAAAGAACTACAGCCTAATCAAACTACCTCCATAAAAAAGCATAGACATGTTCAGTCGTTGATCATAGACAATTAGACatgatttttatacatatttctttAACAGTTACAcaaatcaaacaaaaataatggttACTATTCAAATACGAGGAGCTTAAGAACAAAGACTTTGCAGCTTTTCACATGTTCTGCTCGAATTAATATGTCATGTCCACTAAGCGCTCTACTTTGGGGTTGTACGCTCTCCATAATAGAAAGTCTAGAATGTGCAGTCAGCTTCAGGGCCCGTACAATCTTGATATTCTTTCCGAAGGGCATTTTGATCTCACTTTCTTAGATGCTTTTCTatgctttaaatttttttaaactttttgtaaGATTTATCTTtgtaaacatattaattataatgttcgTGCACGCCGTCTACACCTATTATCGAGGCCAcacattgtttataatttgtataacttgtttctttattttatttgatttttgttatatgtgGCCTTGTTGGTGTTGGTGCgggaattaattaataaataataattccgtTTAAATACAAAGCAttctagaaaatataattttgttgtataatttaagttgataatacttcttacactttattttttattttctcttatacatataaaactttcgaatgaatatatttgataaattgaaaaacaaaaacacacaaacatacatacaacaaggcttcaagaatatattgaccagatagtgtcataatatttaattccttaaacctattccgtaccgactccctcggagaaacacaacaaataccccgaacagcccgcttctgcagcacaaatatggattgaacctctgcagcagcaccccacagtaaaatgccgtacgacataacgctatgaaagtagctatgatacacaattttagccgtgtcctcatcagtaaactgtcggattttctttactgcatatgctgcagagctcagcctattcgaaagagtctctatgtgtgggccccattggagtttactatctattgttatgcctagaaaaacagttttgtcaagaaagtttagttcactgtccttaattttcaggttaccaatatctcgctttacgctagtagttgtaaatctaatacattttgttttattctcattaagcaataagttatttacattaaaccagttaactatacgagagatagaattgtttacatcgtccaataatacgttattcctattcactttaaatagaagtgaagtgtcatcagcaaacaataccatctcatgaacttcgttgacaaagaatgggaggtcatttatgtaaatcagaaataagaaaggcccgagaatcgatccttggggacgcccattgatacctgcgaacccggagaggtgactccattgacatgaactctttggatccttccctttaaatatgaattcatcaggctggaagctttggcatcaacgccatagtgttgaagctttccaacgagtatatcaggatgaacacagtcaaaggcctttgacaggtcacaaaagacgccgactccatcatatgattcttcccaggcgttaaatatgtccgaaatcaacttcacaccggcatcgattgtggagcgacccttagtgaaaccatactgtttattatgtaagagtttatttttattaaaatgtaaggaaagctggtctagcattatcttttcaaaaactttgctcaacgcagggagcacggaaacaggtctgaagtttgacggatcagactcactacctgccttgaacaacggtgtaatcttacttaatttcatttcgtccggaaagactccacaatcgatacatctgttaaaaattatagacaattcagagcttattacattaataacggaatttaaaatgactgttgacataccccatatatctttacttttttttaaattaataagcttaaaagttttaacgatatcattacaagttatatgtttaaactgaaatttaatattacattcaggtacacatttttctagcaatgagatcgcagcagcaggtgaagaatctagggacttggtcgtatttagtggtacatttgtaaagaactcttcaaaagaagaagctacctctgggtcagattttattaacttccctttaacttttaacatataatcagttcgtttgtcagacgttttacctgattcttcatttattattttccaggtagcttttactttatccatgctattttttatttttgaacttaaatattgagactttgcagttttgcaatcttttttgaaattatttgaatacaacctaacatattccctaaattccacactagtgttatattgcatttcgtcatagatttcatataattttaaccttttcctgtgtaactcctcatttgcccagtcacagaaacttgttttctcagagaccaataaagtcttttgagtaaatactttcttgaattcatcaataaatgatccaaaaaaagtattgtataaattattaggggatGAGTTGCCACACAGAAATGGCATTCTATAGACCAATGCTTCTCTAAATCTGTCCAAACGGTCATTTGTAATAGGAgttatcacaattttcttctttttacatgttttttgtttccttaattggaattcaaaccattgaccagtgtgatcagatttaaatctattgaaaatacaaatattcaaAGGGgctaactatatatattatctatacaaGTTGCGGTGCTAGCTGTTATTCTTGTGGgtgaatgaaattgatttattaaattgtatgaacgaaaaagactaagtatgcgtacacttgaattagaatgacaaagtaaattgacattaaagtcCCCACACACAATTAGCCctttattacactttactaatttacacaatatctcctctaatacattttcaacattattatagacagctgatggaggacaatatagacatacaacaatgaattgctccagttccacACAGGAGATTTCAATAGTTAGTTCTACAGAGAGGCTGATAAtatcctttctttctttgcatttaagttttttacttattaggaTTAATGAGCCACCATGAATTGCATTTTCTCTGCAAAACACACTACCAACCCTgtggttacaaaaattaaacaaaacttcatatttttttagccaGTGCTCTGTTATGCACAAAAAGTCTATTTTTTGACTATTCAAGAATAGTTCAATttctaattctttatttttcatcccctgtatattttgatgaaccacaataattttttgggaatgaattttatcacataatatacttaccttattattgcAAGAGTGGTGCTCTGTTGTcctattatctaatttaaataaatattatttggaatttcttCCAACGTCTTATAATCTAATGCTTGCTCAATAGAAGCAAGGGGTCTAGCCAAATTCTTGGCTGTCAtctctataaaatatgatagcgAAACAGCTATCTGTCTTTTTAAGAAAGCAGGTAGGTAATAATATCTACCCTAAGCCCTAAGTCGCTAAGCTAGACATCAAATCTAATCCACACTCCATTCAGGCCAAATTTGCGATTACACGATGAGTTTCTCACCACCATATCTTCTATAACATTCAATAAAGCTAATAAGGATGATAAGCTCAATTTTTGCCATATGGACATCGGTTGTATTACAAAGTTAGCTGCCTATGTGGTTGAGCACTTAACACTTGAGATCTTAGAAATTCACGCCGCTGCCAGGCTGAAAGCAAAAGAACTACAGCCTAATCAAACTACCTCCATAAAAAAGCATAGACATGTTCAGTCGTTGATCATAGACAATTAGACatgatttttatacatatttctttAACAGTTACAcaaatcaaacaaaaataatggttACTATTCAAATACGAGGAGCTTAAGAACAAAGACTTTGCAGCTTTTCACATGTTCTGCTCGAATTAATATGTCATGTCCACTAAGCGCTCTACTTTGGGGTTGTACGCTCTCCATAATAGAAAGTCTAGAATGTGCAGTCAGCTTCAGGGCCCGTACAATCTTGATATTCTTTCCGAAGGGCATTTTGATCTCACTTTCTTAGATGCTTTTCTatgctttaaatttttttaaactttttgtaaGATTTATCTTtgtaaacatattaattataatgttcgTGCACGCCGTCTACACCTATTATCGAGGCCAcacattgtttataatttgtataacttgtttctttattttatttgatttttgttatatgtgGCCTTGTTGGTGTTGGTGCgggaattaattaataaataataattccgtTTAAATACAAAGCAttctagaaaatataattttgttgtataatttaagttgataatacttcttacactttattttttattttctcttatacatataaaactttcgaatgaatatatttgataaattgaaaaacaaaaacacacaaacattgtgaaacaTTGTTGACAAACAAGCAGTATAAGACTGGAGagctaatataatatatattttttaataatagatcCTTCATGAACCTCAACTATTAGACCTGCGTGCTCTGGGCGTGGAGAACTTAACACAAGCGATATCTCAGGCGAGGCAGGAGTTCCAAACCTTACCTTCCGCCATTCTCGTGCAGACAGAATCTGTTAGAGATGGTAAGCATTTTACAGaggatatattttaattattctcaAGAGACTTTCTCTTATGTaagataatgtatttaatctaTTTAATGATATTATGGTTTACGTGTGtagtagagcagtgttggcctagtggcttcaacgtgcaattctcatacctgaggtcgtaggttcgatccccggctgtgcaccaatggactttctttctatgtgcgcatttaacatttcctcgaacggtgaaggaaaacatcgtgaggaaaccgacatgtcttagacccgaaaagtcgacggcgtgtgtcaggcactggaggctgatcacctacttgcctattagatataaaaatgatcatgtaacagattcagaaagctgaggccaagacctaaagaggttgtagcgccactgattatcatttattattattatggttAACGTGTGGTACTTAGACATAAACTTATTTCCTTTTTTGTATTGATAATTTAAGCAAACAATTTAGAtagtaatatatgtatgtaattcGCGCTTCAGATGTCATCCGTGACATAGAAGTTCGTCGTCAAATGGTGCACAACTCGGCACGAGTGCTGAAGAATATAGTCCGTCACTTGACATCAGGATTGCGCAGTCTGGCTCATAAGCTGGAAGGAGGGCTGGAAAGGCTGGAGAAATATGACTATTGGCGGTGGATACTAATGCTTGGTACGTTCTTTCATAATGTGTATTTAcagtataaataaagtattataagtatattttgtcTTGAAGCAGAAACGTAACGTGAAATATAAATGCCGTGTAAGGAACCggcataaataatatattcaatgTATTTTTCCATATAAGCTCTATAATCCCTACTTATAAGTAGTGACTTAGGGTCAGATTCAGATGGCACTTATACGTATTGAATGTCAATAACGACAGTAATAGTTTGCGCTGTGAcacaattttaaatcttaCCTATAATTCCACAGTCACATAAatgatgattattattaactgtTTAAAATCGGtagtattattaaactaataaactaaatctaatcgaaataaatgattattatcgAATATGTGTTACAGCCTGCACGGTAGCCTTCGCCTGTGTGATGCTGCTTATATTCTTTGCCCTGCTCTGTGGTTGTGGAAATGCCAAAATTCACGCAAAACGGACATTACAAGTGTAAGTGAATAAGTTTaactatatttcttaaatgtatttgataaaaactaaacaactGAATAAGTAATCATACGGTTACCGGCAAAAAagagaatttttattaaaaacccttagttaaattaatatcgataaaattttcacagataatttattgttgttgAGAGATTGTTGGCattacagataaaaaattatatactatacAAAACTGTCAATAACATAAttcattacaatttataaatttgcaTAAAACATGAAATCTAAAATACGTTttgtctattttattattcctatatgaatgaacaatataaaacaataaatacaataactaATAGGTAATTTTAGATCATCCCTATGGTTATGCCTGGTCTCTCTCATTTTATGGTGCGTGATATCCGCCACCTTCCTCATCGCGGGACATGCCGAGGTAAATTTCTTTTACATCCGCTCATTATTTTTTGCCGAAATTATTTACCATTACTGGGACAACGATTcctaacattattaatatttatggcTAAGCGCAAAAGTTTTTTTGAATGATTTGCGTACTAAAATATGTAAGGCgcttaaaatgtattaaaacttTTGAGTGTGTTTTTAGGTATCaactcaatttaatttaattttatgtaggCTATTGTTTATGTGTCTAAACTGGATATAGAAGCTAATTGAAATAAGCAGGAATCTTAAGCGGTACAATCCTTTTTGACGCTTTCAGGTTATGATTTTCGAATCTGTAAAAAATCTATGTCATCACAGTaacttaaaaatgtttaaatatcaGGTATTTATATGTCACGCGTTGTGGGACTCGCCTCAGTACAGCACTCTGTCGTCCCTCTTGGACCGGCCCTCACCTCTTTTACAACACAACGAGGGAATTTTCGATGTGTTACTACGTGAACTAGAAAATGTCACCATTGAAGTCTCCGTCAGAGATGTTTTGAGGTCAGTTTacatatgttaaatttttggaTACCGAACAAAATAAACACGGGGTCACACTATGTGTGtactgattatttttaaaggcacattaaaaaaaatcgattcaTTACTATATGTACTGCAGCTTTAAGTTACCAGcttaaatacatttacaacATACCCACGTATGCATGTATCAGGCCTAATGTTTGAAATATACAGGGACTGCGAGAAAAATCGTCCAGCCTACGTAGTCTTTCAACTGGACAAGATGTTGGACGTCAACAAGGAGACGTCGTACTTCGAATGGGAGGAACTCCAGGCAGACCTTGACCGGCTCTCATCGGCCATCGATGTGGGCTTCCTCAAAACTATATCGTTTAACTTTAACCGGCTATTACACGATATACTTGATATATCGGATGTTAATATGACCAAATATAGGTATGGAAACACGTTCGTTCTTCTCTACTTTGTACCTTAATCTTTGAAATATATACGTCTCGAATCACTGTACATACAGCATACAAGCGTACgcttttttcatataatattgataGTTGCTTATGAACATAGTAAGATAGAGTAGCATAATATATTAGAGTACATAATACTTTTTGTGTGAGATAACTACTATATCAAAATCGGTTTCAGCGGTTGGgtttaaagtaatacaaagctgatgctttttaaaatattatagatcCGACCTTACGTACTTTTTAGTTAAGATAAATAAAGTGTATGTGTGGTATAAACTAAAtacaaatgtatatatattaatatgcaAACTCCATCTTAAAACCTTTCTCGAGATAAACCAGAAAAGAGGAACATGATGaccacaaaaatataattttcaaatgACATGACTTAGGTTAGAATACGATGGTCCAGTGGTAGGGAAAGACCTGCCATCTCTGATAGACCAATTGGAAAACGTCGCAGCTCAGGTCACTGACCTCTCTACTGCGGGAAGATTGGAAACTCTAGGTATCTATTTGATGTTTACttgcatttataaatatacgtTAACTATGGTTCTACTGGCTTTGTCGAAAAGAATCGCATAGAATCCACAAGCTAAGCTAAAtgaagaattatataatttgttccttaatttgcaatattaaatacaGAAAAGAGCTGTTAAAACGGGTCTTAAACCAAATATTATTCCTAGATACTCTTAGGGACATGCAAACAGAAGTGTTTTGTCCATATAACCACAGgggtatattttaaaaacatatttgaaCTTCGTTTAAACTTTTTGATAAGACATTTTTGGAATTTTAGGAATGCCACTCTCTTGACTTCCAATATTCGcagtaggtaataaaaatgcTCCAGATTTCAAAATACCTAATAATTTAAGACATAACTTCCAGCGAACGATTCCAATGTACTCTTTCAGCTTCAAGAACCCAAAAATTACACTCGGCGAACATAAAACCACTGGAACAGCTGCGAGCGAATCTAGTCTTTAGGCTGACAGAATTAGAACTACAATTGATTCCATTTCGAAGGAAATTGAACATTTCCCTCAGCCACATTCATACAGCGCAGTTTTATATCAACAACCAAGGGCATATCATCGCGCAGAAGGTCAGTttcttagaaatataataaagaatgTATACAAACACATAATACACAGCTTTTTTGATAACATTACAcgattcatttattaattatgtccCAAAACAACatgtatgcttaaaatatacaaaaaaatatgacttcacaaaatttacatacacaaaaaatatatgatacataaaaatttcaaactaGAGTTAAGTTTTGTGGCGGTTGTTGGAGGGATATCCAAATAAATGAAACGCTTTGTTTAAAACTGGGTTTAAACTGGCTTTTatcgtttaaaacatgagcttataactaacataaaattaataagtggggttgcgacgctggattgacaaaaaactaacttgacttatttaaGGGTTCGTAAATCTAAGTGAGACTTCTGTTACCTATTAAGAATATAAGTGTAGTAGACATTATCGGATTCGAGATcgttctattacaatttatgagtgtatgaaaaactaaagggcacatttattactaaactgACGTTTTATTTGCTACAAATGTAAGATTGCTAACGTTTGGTttgcgcttctaattattaacaaacatatgtaacttaactcaTGTTAGGTTAAATAACTCTAGCAAGGAAAAAATTGATCACGATCATACAGCAAAAAagaactaaaactaaatagaaacttaaacctCATAAAGATCGTGACACACAAAATTACGGTAAGTAGgaagattgttgtaaaatatatcgcGAGATAGCCTATTCACTGGACCATTAAAAGTAGTACATACACACGCAATTATATCCGTGAAGATGTtgttttaaatctattaagtCTGTTTACATAAACAACGTGTCCATTGACTAACCTATTTGAAGTAGTTCTACGAACCAGGAGTCGATGAATTCATTAATTAGTAAAATGGAAACAATTGAAGTCATACATTTTCAAAGTTGgaatattatttgtaggtaAAACGACAGATTCGTGGTCTGCGCATTGTTCAATGGtgcaaaatttatttcaccGCAAAATTTCGCTAAAAACGAGATTTACGAGCTCTCCTAGAATAGTTTTTACTATAGTTTATGCCAGAAATAGatgtttcaattaattatacaaaaaggtaACAGACACCAAGATGTAGTTGGGATTCTgtattaataaagtatgaCTATCGACGGATActtaataggccggcaacgcactcgcgagccctatggtagtgagagtgtccataggcggcggtatcacataacatcaggtgagcctcctgcccgtttgccacctgttctataaaaaagcgtgtcaatttttaaaagggcTGCAACTCACTTGCGAGGCTTTTGACAATAATATgcgcggtggtatcacttaacatcagatgagttgtaaaattttttaaaaatccgtATCTGTAATCCGCTTATACAACctacaaaagaaacaaaacaaaatatattccaAAACTTATAATTTGCCCCTTTTtaccattaataaaaaaacgtattatttttaatggtaacgtattttaatttcacataCAAATACAGtgcaagtaataaaattatattatttattaggatTAAAGTTGGTCAATTTTCACACCTCAAATATctctaaactaaaataaacagtatttttgataaaaaatgttacagaAAGTGTCGACATTTGTGTCCCGGCTGGTGTCACACACGGCCGGTTGGCGGACACACGTGTTGACCTCTGCCGGAAAACACGCGGGAAAGTGTCGGCCGCTTTTCACTGTATACTCGGCGATAAGGTCCTTATTATGTACTAAATACGTCGCTTCATTGGTAAGTAAATAGGATTAACTCCTtttcaatatgtatttatagcATATATTTATGTCTTTAAGTAAAAAGCTACATTGAATAATCAATAAAGTAAGTCTTAACATCGTCCATTAAGTTCAAAATGTCTCCTATATAATTCTACGCGGACATAGTCACATTATATTAATACCTCAACTAAATTAACAtgttacaaaacaataaatgatttatgatATTTGAcatgatattaatttagtcTCAATATCATGTCCAAATATGTAAGGCTGATCAATGTgtcaaacataattaattgcCAGTTCATCCGGTGTTTACGaaacatttcataaattatttataggcTTATACAAGTGAGTATGAGTTGGGATCCTGTTAGAAGCGCAAAGTTTTATCAATCCGcccttgtttttgttttaagctTTTAAAGTATCCCTTTTCTTTTAAGTAAACCTGACCAAAGAAATCCTACTTTCGTTATTCTTACAAATTATGCTTTTTGCACTTtgtcgtaattttttttataagacttttctaaatatgtaattggaaataatttaaaacctttctttctattagaaaatattgcgatttacataaaaatcttgAGGGAAATAAAGATtagtttatttacttaatttgttaaaacacAGAAAATGCGACTtacactttttaaataaaaaagcagtggtgctacaaactttttaggtctgggcctcaggtttctgtatctgtttcatgattgtttgtcaatctaatagacaagtcgGTGATCGGCCTGAcccacgccgtcgactttttgggtctaaggcaagccggtttcctcacgatgttttccttcactgttcgagcgagtgttaaatgcgcacataggacTAAAGTGCACAgcaggggatcgaacctacgagtttgaggatgagagtcgtacgctgaagccactaggccaacactgctgcttAGTGCTCTTTTATAAGGACCAACAGATGTAtgctttaatataaaatgtaacttTCAGCACGGTTGGTGGTTCTGCGGCGTCCTCTTAGGTATATTCTGGTTCACCACACTGACACCGCTCTGTGTAAAATTGTGGCGATCGTTTGGCAAAAAGATTAGAGCATTAGAAACTTTAAACCTCACAAGCTTAAGGTAAGCTGGAAATCCCATTTAATACTTTGCCGTTTGTAAGGCTTTACTGAAATTCTACAAACTACGATGGGGCTAATTGAAATTATTCTTTGTTGACAAtagttttatgtatgtattcaaATTGAAACTAAAGTTTCGATAGCTACTCCTGCTGCGTCTCTCactaaacataattttcaCTTTCTCAGCAGTCAGCAAGGCACACCAGCTACGGCGGTTTGTGATGACAATAACTGGAGTGCCCCTCCAGGGTGAGTACTATGTaactcaaaatatatattttattatttataataataataataatgccaCTTTAATTCcacacaataaaaattacaaatcaaATGGTATTAGTTTTGTTTACACAAAGTTAGTTAATGCTATTTCCATTCCTTCGTGTTCTGTAGTTACTGTTTTGGGAAAAGGCAAATATTTATACGACAACTTTAatatttcgtaaatttttatcGCTTATagaaaggttttttttaagtagggAACAATTGTTGTTATATTCAACTTTAGTGAAAATTATGGAAAGTCTAAGCGATTTTTCTACCATTTGACTAAGAACattgtaatttattcaaaaatatctaaaacgTAATTGAAACGGCGCTCCTTTGTTCTTTGGAAAGCCTCATACTGGTCGATCGCTTCtgtataatttctaattatattttaattaatttccagTCCACCACCTCCAAGAAATGATAGCTGGTGAAGATTGATCCTCTGAAATCCTCGTTTATGTTTCTTCTGTCGTTCCAATAcagcacaaaatttattatcacTTCTATCAAGAACTTTTTATGGTTTTGCTCGCGATTTACACTGgcttttgtttctttatatCTTTGAGTATGTCTTTTGAATAAACTTTATGTTCTTgaacgaaataaaaatataaagtacatttttctgtttattCCGCGTATATACAATTAGTTCTTtcctttaattaatataaacaatataggTACATTATTCTGTACCAACCATTAGAAAAACAAAGGATTTTATATTGGGATTTATAGTAGGTGAAATTGTATAACCTTGTAGATGTAGTAGTAGCATAATAGACAGAACGTACATTGGCACAGCTGGGGtctgaacctacgacctcaggtatgagacttgcacgctgaagctactaggccaacataaGTTTCCAAGAAATGCGtgcacaaata encodes the following:
- the LOC125052628 gene encoding prominin-1-A isoform X3, with amino-acid sequence MESTFLAFIIAFACFALVIPIYLLILGVLALLSGSNHDDELETGALFPDAEPDCNDKSVVIVTFLVVLLCGSLISGMVLSNEQSRMAAEDSRNVVSCACTDIAAWLSAAARELHQGLVPPIDMVLYAYKNDLKNVDTLLGDPIQQSIASESGIDFVLDSLMDIVIESKELSSKITSLRNYTMKARSLASVASDRIQELRRQIDNLKKLCNTKDAPLCDTINTNTLKLQMQFDSILHEPQLLDLRALGVENLTQAISQARQEFQTLPSAILVQTESVRDDVIRDIEVRRQMVHNSARVLKNIVRHLTSGLRSLAHKLEGGLERLEKYDYWRWILMLACTVAFACVMLLIFFALLCGCGNAKIHAKRTLQVSSLWLCLVSLILWCVISATFLIAGHAEVFICHALWDSPQYSTLSSLLDRPSPLLQHNEGIFDVLLRELENVTIEVSVRDVLRDCEKNRPAYVVFQLDKMLDVNKETSYFEWEELQADLDRLSSAIDVGFLKTISFNFNRLLHDILDISDVNMTKYRLEYDGPVVGKDLPSLIDQLENVAAQVTDLSTAGRLETLASRTQKLHSANIKPLEQLRANLVFRLTELELQLIPFRRKLNISLSHIHTAQFYINNQGHIIAQKKVSTFVSRLVSHTAGWRTHVLTSAGKHAGKCRPLFTVYSAIRSLLCTKYVASLHGWWFCGVLLGIFWFTTLTPLCVKLWRSFGKKIRALETLNLTSLSSQQGTPATAVCDDNNWSAPPGPPPPRNDSW
- the LOC125052628 gene encoding prominin-1-A isoform X4 produces the protein MVLSNEQSRMAAEDSRNVVSCACTDIAAWLSAAARELHQGLVPPIDMVLYAYKNDLKNVDTLLGDPIQQSIASESGIDFVLDSLMDIVIESKELSSKITSLRNYTMKARSLASVASDRIQELRRQIDNLKKLCNTKDAPLCDTINTNTLKLQMQFDSILHEPQLLDLRALGVENLTQAISQARQEFQTLPSAILVQTESVRDDVIRDIEVRRQMVHNSARVLKNIVRHLTSGLRSLAHKLEGGLERLEKYDYWRWILMLACTVAFACVMLLIFFALLCGCGNAKIHAKRTLQVSSLWLCLVSLILWCVISATFLIAGHAEVFICHALWDSPQYSTLSSLLDRPSPLLQHNEGIFDVLLRELENVTIEVSVRDVLRDCEKNRPAYVVFQLDKMLDVNKETSYFEWEELQADLDRLSSAIDVGFLKTISFNFNRLLHDILDISDVNMTKYRLEYDGPVVGKDLPSLIDQLENVAAQVTDLSTAGRLETLASRTQKLHSANIKPLEQLRANLVFRLTELELQLIPFRRKLNISLSHIHTAQFYINNQGHIIAQKKVSTFVSRLVSHTAGWRTHVLTSAGKHAGKCRPLFTVYSAIRSLLCTKYVASLHGWWFCGVLLGIFWFTTLTPLCVKLWRSFGKKIRALETLNLTSLSSQQGTPATAVCDDNNWSAPPGPPPPRNDSW